Proteins from a genomic interval of Sphingobacterium sp. SYP-B4668:
- a CDS encoding MFS transporter gives MKMNKKSYYPWLLVAMLCVVGCLNYLDRMMITTMRSSIIEEIPMSDAQFGLLTSVFLWVYGLASPIAGYLADKFNRSKVIIGSLFIWSLVTWLTSLAHNFEGLLFARALMGLSEACYIPAALALIVDYHPGNSKSTATGLHIGGVYVGQSLGFIGGWIAETHGWHYAFHIFGAIGVIYALFLMFFLKDKPTSLNHVDTDYSQAQEDIGFLQAFKKLFGNRSFNLVLMIWGLAGAVSWMINGWLPTYYKEKFNLSQTEAGVYSTVYFFTAMLLGVVLGGAMADWWAKSNRNARILLPAIGFLIAVPGVFLASYTDFLMITVIGFVIYAFTRPFIDANMMPILAMTIDQRYLATGYGILNFCSCIIGGIGIYVAGVLRDADVNLSSVFRVAALTMVICALLLFYLTPKPKRIKI, from the coding sequence ATGAAGATGAATAAGAAATCGTATTATCCCTGGTTGTTGGTGGCAATGCTTTGTGTTGTAGGGTGTCTGAATTATTTGGATCGTATGATGATTACGACTATGCGTTCAAGTATCATCGAAGAGATTCCGATGTCTGACGCACAGTTTGGCTTATTGACGTCTGTTTTCTTATGGGTATATGGACTAGCTAGTCCTATAGCCGGATATTTGGCCGACAAGTTCAATAGGAGTAAGGTCATCATTGGCAGCCTCTTTATTTGGTCTCTGGTCACCTGGCTTACATCTTTGGCCCATAATTTTGAGGGTTTACTATTTGCGCGTGCCCTCATGGGCTTGAGCGAAGCATGCTATATACCCGCCGCCTTAGCGTTGATTGTCGACTATCATCCTGGAAATTCCAAGTCCACTGCCACAGGCTTGCATATTGGAGGCGTGTATGTTGGACAGAGTTTGGGATTCATAGGCGGTTGGATTGCGGAGACTCACGGTTGGCATTATGCTTTTCATATTTTTGGAGCTATTGGCGTTATTTATGCGCTGTTTTTGATGTTTTTTTTAAAAGACAAACCTACGTCCTTGAACCATGTCGATACGGACTATTCCCAAGCACAGGAGGATATCGGATTTCTACAGGCTTTCAAAAAGCTGTTTGGAAATAGGTCTTTTAATCTGGTCTTGATGATTTGGGGGCTAGCAGGAGCAGTCAGTTGGATGATAAACGGTTGGTTGCCTACCTATTATAAAGAAAAATTTAATTTGTCCCAGACAGAAGCAGGTGTATATTCTACTGTGTATTTCTTTACTGCCATGCTCCTCGGTGTAGTGTTGGGCGGTGCTATGGCTGATTGGTGGGCCAAATCCAATCGAAATGCCCGCATTCTATTACCAGCAATAGGATTTTTAATTGCTGTCCCAGGCGTATTTTTGGCCAGTTACACCGATTTTTTGATGATTACGGTCATTGGTTTTGTTATCTACGCCTTTACCCGTCCTTTTATTGATGCCAATATGATGCCCATTTTGGCCATGACTATTGATCAACGATATTTGGCCACAGGATATGGAATTTTGAATTTTTGTAGCTGCATCATCGGAGGCATAGGAATATATGTTGCAGGAGTCCTCCGTGATGCTGACGTCAATTTGAGTTCAGTGTTCCGGGTCGCAGCCCTTACGATGGTAATCTGTGCACTGTTGCTTTTTTATTTAACCCCTAAGCCTAAAAGAATCAAAATATGA
- a CDS encoding Gfo/Idh/MocA family oxidoreductase translates to MTRIGIIGMSEGNAHPYSWSSIINGAFDGEIIVHAGYPAVASYLQANKDTLGIDDAKVTHVWCQESSMAERIAKSSKIDNVVLQLADMVGQVDAVILARDDPENHVEMAKPFIQAGIPIFIDKPLAYSQEDLDWFKNQVKQGHFIMSCSSMRYANECRALKQELATLGVIELVTAVGKKDWKKYGIHLLEAIFNVLDDPLPQHVQHVGGPDKEIVLVRLESGTDITLHLYNHIAGTFQVSFFGQQGWKLIDIKNSYAMFRDNIIEFVRSVKEGKSRLDFNKTYRLMQVIINAKDSYLQGGIPIFYKDEC, encoded by the coding sequence ATGACAAGAATCGGTATTATTGGTATGAGTGAGGGGAATGCCCATCCCTATTCTTGGTCGTCGATTATCAACGGAGCTTTTGATGGTGAGATTATCGTGCATGCAGGGTATCCGGCGGTGGCATCTTATCTTCAAGCGAATAAAGATACATTGGGTATTGATGATGCGAAGGTCACGCACGTGTGGTGTCAGGAGAGTTCGATGGCTGAGCGGATAGCCAAGTCTTCGAAAATAGACAATGTCGTTCTTCAACTGGCAGATATGGTAGGGCAAGTGGATGCTGTTATCTTGGCTAGGGATGACCCTGAAAATCATGTTGAGATGGCAAAGCCATTTATACAAGCGGGGATTCCGATATTTATAGACAAGCCATTGGCCTATTCCCAAGAAGACCTTGATTGGTTTAAGAATCAGGTCAAGCAGGGCCACTTTATTATGTCATGTTCGTCCATGCGCTATGCAAATGAATGTCGTGCATTGAAGCAAGAGCTGGCAACTTTGGGCGTAATAGAATTAGTTACCGCAGTGGGGAAAAAAGATTGGAAGAAGTATGGAATCCATCTTTTGGAAGCAATCTTCAATGTGTTAGATGATCCCCTTCCTCAACATGTACAGCATGTTGGGGGGCCAGATAAAGAGATTGTGTTGGTCAGGTTGGAAAGTGGTACTGATATTACTCTACATCTTTACAACCATATCGCTGGCACCTTCCAAGTTTCATTTTTTGGGCAACAAGGTTGGAAGTTGATTGATATCAAAAATTCATACGCAATGTTTCGGGACAATATCATTGAATTTGTACGTTCGGTCAAGGAAGGGAAGTCCCGATTGGATTTTAATAAAACTTATCGCCTCATGCAAGTCATTATAAATGCAAAGGATAGTTACCTGCAGGGCGGCATACCTATTTTCTATAAAGATGAATGTTAA
- a CDS encoding HpcH/HpaI aldolase family protein produces MMRKSKVLAKLRNGLHPSCFKVNLKDPQVAELAALCGFDCIWVDQEHIGQDWSTLAGHVWATKSQDVDLMVRVARGSYSDYIRALELDATGILVPHIMSLQDAKDVVHMTRFHPIGRRPIDGGNADGAYTMTDFEHYLETANRERFVVLQIEDPEPLVELDAIAQLEGYDMLFFGPGDFSQGIGAPGQWDHPLLLETRARVAQVANAHGKFAATVGAKENLEELFDMGYHFVSVGADVIGIKNYCKDILEAFGAKDHLGGASYLEQQK; encoded by the coding sequence ATGATGCGCAAAAGTAAAGTACTTGCAAAGCTGCGGAATGGTCTACACCCCAGCTGTTTTAAAGTGAATTTAAAAGACCCTCAAGTAGCCGAGTTGGCTGCACTTTGTGGTTTCGATTGCATATGGGTGGACCAAGAACACATCGGTCAAGATTGGTCGACTTTAGCAGGTCATGTATGGGCCACTAAGAGTCAAGACGTCGATTTGATGGTGCGTGTAGCAAGAGGGAGTTATAGTGACTACATAAGGGCGTTGGAGCTAGATGCAACGGGTATTTTGGTTCCACATATCATGAGTTTGCAAGATGCCAAAGATGTAGTCCACATGACCCGTTTTCACCCTATTGGAAGAAGGCCTATCGACGGAGGGAATGCCGATGGTGCTTACACAATGACTGACTTTGAGCATTATTTAGAGACTGCAAATAGAGAAAGGTTTGTGGTTTTGCAGATCGAAGATCCCGAGCCCTTGGTTGAATTGGATGCGATTGCCCAACTAGAGGGCTATGATATGTTGTTCTTTGGTCCCGGAGATTTCAGTCAGGGTATCGGTGCCCCGGGACAGTGGGACCATCCTCTGCTTCTAGAGACGAGAGCGCGTGTCGCTCAAGTAGCCAATGCACATGGCAAATTTGCTGCTACCGTAGGCGCTAAGGAAAATCTGGAAGAGCTTTTTGATATGGGCTATCATTTTGTGAGTGTGGGAGCAGATGTCATTGGAATCAAGAACTATTGCAAGGACATTTTAGAGGCATTTGGAGCTAAAGATCATCTAGGAGGTGCATCTTATTTGGAGCAACAAAAGTAG
- a CDS encoding aldo/keto reductase, with product MKHRLLGRTGLRVSEVAFGGVEIGMPYGIGTAGKTEMPEESAAIDLLHEAVKQEVNFFDTARLYGDSERLMGVAFEEIRSEIVLATKCIHFRNSLGNIPCYDELKTIVHQSLEQSLTSLRTDYIDVFMVHYADLDILNNHDVARIFLDLKNQGRVRNIGVSVYRAEESLLAVESGIWDVVQLPFNLMDQSHAICFDQAKEKGIAIIVRSVLMRGLLTDRIFPMDSALQSVANHIAMLRDIAGHHFDSFAAYATKFALRYEQVSSVLVGIDKEEFLLAAIANVSGQGLNDQIFADSKKLAYPSPECLNLAEWDKKGWL from the coding sequence ATGAAACATCGTTTATTAGGACGTACAGGACTTCGTGTATCCGAGGTAGCCTTCGGAGGTGTAGAGATTGGTATGCCGTATGGCATTGGTACCGCGGGTAAGACAGAGATGCCTGAAGAGTCTGCTGCCATTGATTTGTTGCACGAGGCTGTTAAGCAGGAAGTTAATTTCTTTGATACCGCGAGATTATATGGGGATAGCGAACGATTAATGGGAGTAGCATTTGAGGAGATACGTTCTGAGATTGTATTAGCCACCAAATGTATCCATTTTAGAAATTCTCTTGGAAATATTCCGTGTTACGATGAACTCAAGACTATTGTCCATCAGTCATTGGAACAAAGCCTGACCAGCTTACGCACAGATTATATCGACGTCTTTATGGTACACTACGCCGACTTGGATATCCTCAACAACCATGATGTTGCCCGCATATTTTTAGACTTGAAAAATCAGGGACGTGTACGTAACATTGGTGTGTCGGTTTACCGTGCAGAGGAGTCACTTCTGGCCGTTGAATCAGGCATATGGGACGTTGTCCAACTCCCCTTCAACTTAATGGACCAATCGCATGCGATTTGTTTCGATCAAGCAAAAGAAAAAGGAATAGCCATCATCGTCCGTTCGGTACTGATGCGTGGTTTATTGACCGATCGAATATTTCCAATGGATTCAGCGCTTCAATCGGTCGCCAATCATATCGCTATGCTAAGGGATATTGCAGGTCATCATTTTGACAGCTTTGCAGCTTACGCAACTAAGTTTGCCCTTCGGTATGAACAGGTTTCAAGTGTCCTAGTAGGAATAGATAAAGAAGAGTTTTTATTAGCGGCTATAGCAAATGTCAGCGGACAAGGGCTCAACGACCAAATTTTTGCAGACTCCAAGAAACTGGCCTATCCATCACCGGAGTGCCTGAATTTGGCTGAATGGGACAAAAAAGGATGGTTATGA